In one Candidatus Peribacter riflensis genomic region, the following are encoded:
- a CDS encoding group 1 glycosyl transferase, producing MTKTVCAFGYFDLEGQRSWVIRKGLEESGCTVSLCRTDARGFWPKVCDLRRKWKSLDGATDALYVVFPGHYLMPLAWWLARRKSIPVILDVFISLYETEVEDRARISGWHPKAWMLWLIDWMACALANVILIDTEEHRDFFVRRYRIPREKFLVIPVGCRTDIFTPRAALQEQGSFLVRFHGSFIPLHGIEVILGAARELKDDDVMFELAGKGQTLRVMQEGAEGIANVRFAGMKTLGEIPDFIAGADACLGIFGTGAKARRVVPTKAFEIIAMGKPLLTARTPASERIFRDRASALLTTPGDAHDLAEKIRELKTNSHLADLIAQNGRALFLAQFQPRTVVEPLMAWLRSR from the coding sequence ATGACGAAGACCGTTTGCGCCTTCGGCTACTTTGACCTCGAGGGACAGCGCTCTTGGGTGATCCGGAAGGGATTGGAGGAATCTGGATGCACCGTGTCCCTCTGTCGGACCGACGCGCGCGGCTTCTGGCCGAAAGTGTGCGACCTGCGAAGAAAGTGGAAGAGCCTCGACGGCGCAACTGACGCCCTCTATGTCGTGTTCCCCGGCCACTACCTGATGCCACTCGCCTGGTGGCTCGCGCGCAGAAAGAGCATCCCTGTAATCCTCGATGTCTTCATTTCGCTCTACGAAACGGAAGTCGAAGACCGGGCCCGTATCAGCGGGTGGCATCCGAAGGCGTGGATGTTGTGGCTGATTGATTGGATGGCCTGCGCGCTCGCGAACGTGATCCTCATCGACACTGAGGAGCACCGGGATTTTTTCGTGAGGCGCTACCGCATCCCGCGTGAGAAATTCCTCGTGATCCCCGTCGGTTGCAGGACGGACATCTTCACACCGCGGGCGGCTCTGCAGGAACAGGGATCGTTCCTCGTCCGTTTCCACGGCTCGTTCATACCCCTGCACGGCATCGAGGTTATCCTCGGTGCGGCCCGGGAACTGAAGGACGATGACGTCATGTTTGAACTCGCTGGAAAAGGGCAGACACTCAGAGTAATGCAGGAAGGTGCGGAGGGAATCGCAAACGTCCGGTTTGCGGGGATGAAGACACTTGGGGAAATCCCAGATTTCATCGCGGGAGCGGACGCGTGCCTCGGTATCTTCGGAACCGGAGCCAAGGCCCGGCGCGTAGTTCCCACCAAGGCTTTCGAAATCATTGCGATGGGTAAACCGCTCCTGACCGCACGAACTCCTGCCTCCGAGCGGATCTTCCGGGACCGGGCGAGCGCACTGTTGACCACGCCCGGCGATGCGCATGATTTGGCAGAGAAGATCCGGGAGCTCAAAACAAACTCCCATCTCGCCGACTTGATCGCGCAGAACGGTCGAGCCCTCTTCCTCGCACAATTCCAGCCCCGCACAGTGGTGGAACCGCTTATGGCCTGGCTCCGTTCACGCTAA
- a CDS encoding family 2 glycosyl transferase, with translation MSDHAAILAVWFICMEMPHLAIIVPVYNEERTLEAIIPRIFAACSDGTEVIFVDDGSKDHSLEILRRLARPQDQVITKPNGGKGDAIRMGLAHVRARYVVIQDADTEYDPAEISLLLQKALSAPGCAVFGSRFLKPNPCLYQRFLWGNKVLSAMLSLLFLKRVTDSYTCYKLLPIEIFQSLALRSNGFEMEAEISAKCLKRGIPVIEVPISYHPRTVEEGKKIRFSDAWKGLLMMLRVRLGLL, from the coding sequence ATGAGCGACCATGCGGCCATCCTTGCCGTATGGTTCATTTGTATGGAAATGCCCCATCTCGCCATTATCGTTCCGGTCTACAACGAAGAGCGCACGCTCGAAGCGATCATACCGCGCATTTTTGCGGCCTGCAGCGACGGAACTGAGGTGATTTTTGTGGATGACGGATCGAAAGATCACTCCCTCGAGATCCTCCGCCGCCTGGCCCGCCCACAGGATCAAGTCATCACCAAGCCCAATGGTGGCAAGGGCGATGCGATCCGCATGGGCCTTGCGCACGTGCGCGCCCGCTACGTGGTCATCCAGGATGCGGACACGGAGTATGACCCTGCCGAAATTTCTCTGCTGCTTCAGAAAGCTCTTTCCGCTCCGGGGTGTGCCGTCTTCGGCTCACGATTTCTGAAGCCGAACCCCTGCCTCTATCAGCGTTTTCTGTGGGGCAATAAGGTATTGAGCGCCATGCTCAGTCTGCTCTTCTTGAAGCGCGTCACCGATTCCTACACCTGCTACAAGCTGCTCCCCATAGAGATCTTTCAATCCCTCGCCCTCCGGTCGAACGGCTTTGAAATGGAGGCGGAGATCAGCGCGAAGTGCCTGAAGCGCGGCATTCCCGTCATCGAGGTGCCCATTTCGTACCATCCCCGCACCGTGGAGGAGGGAAAGAAAATCCGTTTCTCTGACGCCTGGAAGGGGTTACTCATGATGCTCAGGGTCCGGCTCGGTTTACTGTGA
- a CDS encoding Glycosyltransferase, protein MKTLRIILYIFITGCLLFTFVNGVLMRLTI, encoded by the coding sequence ATGAAAACGCTCCGCATCATCCTGTACATCTTCATCACGGGCTGCCTGCTCTTCACCTTCGTGAACGGGGTGCTGATGAGACTTACCATTTGA